TCTTCCAGCCCTTCGAGGCGGCGTACTGGATGTACATCCGCAGAAGGTCCGCCGCGAAGAGCGCCGACTCCGCGCCGCCTTCGCCCTGCTTGATCTCCATGATGACGTCGCGTGCATCGTCGGGATCCCGCGGGATGAGCAGACGCCGCAGGCGCTCCTGCGCCGTCGCCAGGTGCTCCTCAAGCGTCGGGACCTCTTCGGCGAACGCGTCGTCCTCGCGCGCGAGCTCGCGCGCGGCATCCAGATCATCGGATGCCGCGAGCCAGTCCTCGTACGCCTTGACGATGCGCGAGAGCTCGGCGTAGCGCCGGTTCACGCGCTTCGCGCGCGCCGGATCGGCGTGCACCGCCGGATCGGAGAGTTCCTCCTGGACGGCGCGGTGCTCCTCGATCAGTCCTTTGACCGACTCGAACATGCCGGGTCAGCGGATGCTGTTGTCGTTCGCGTGGCTGTGGCCACCGCCGTGCCCGTTCGCGGGCGCCGGGATCGACTTCTGCATCTGCACGAGGAACTCGACGTTGGACTGCGTCTCCTTGAGCTTGCCGAGGACGACTTCCAGCGCCTGCTGCGTGTCGAGTCCCGCCAGGGCGCGACGCAGCTTCCACGTGATCTTGACCTCGTCGGAGGACAGGAGCATCTCCTCGCGACGCGTCGATGAGGCGTTCACGTCGACGGCGGGGAAGATGCGCTTGTCGGCGAGCTGGCGTGACAGACGGAGTTCGCTGTTACCCGTGCCCTTGAACTCCTCGAAGATGACCTCGTCCATCTTGGACCCCGTCTCGACGAGGGCCGTGGCGAGGATCGTGAGGGATCCGCCGTTCTCGATGTTGCGCGCTGCGCCGAAGAACCGCTTGGGCGGGTAGAGCGCCGACGCGTCGACGCCACCCGACAGCACGCGGCCAGAGGTCGGCGCCGAGATGTTGTAGGCGCGTCCGAGGCGCGTGATCGAGTCGAGCAGCACGACGACGTCGCGGCCCAGCTCGACGAGGCGCTTCGCGCGCTCGATCGCGAGCTCGGCGACGGTCGTGTGGTCTTCCGCGGGACGGTCGAAGGTCGACGCGATGACCTCGCCCTTGACCGTGCGCTGCATGTCGGTGACCTCTTCGGGACGCTCGTCGACCAGCACGACCATGAGGTGGACCTCGGGGTTGTTGGTCGCGATGGCGTTCGCGATCTGCTGCAGCACGATCGTCTTGCCTGCCTTCGGGGGCGCGACGATGAGGCCGCGCTGACCCTTGCCGATGGGCGCGACGAGATCGATGATGCGCTGCGTCAGCTTCTCGGGCGCGGTCTCGAGGCGCAGGCGATCCTGCGGGTACAGCGGCGTGAGCTGACCGAACTCGACACGGGTCGCGGCATCCTCGACGGAGAGCCCGTTGATGGCGTCGACCTTGACGAGCGCGTTGTACTTCTGACGGCTCGACTGCTCACCCTCGCGGGGCTGCTTGATGGATCCGACGACGGCGTCGCCCTTGCGCAGGTTGTACTTCTTGACCTGGCCGAGGGAGACGTACACGTCGCTCGCACCCGGCAGGTAGCCCGACGTGCGCACGAAAGCGTAGTTGTCGAGGACATCGAGGATGCCCGCGATCGGAATGAGGACGTCGTCGTCACCGATCTCGGTGTCGAACTCGTCGGTGGGGCCGGACGTCTGACCGCGCCGCTTGTTGCGCTGGCGCGTGCGACCGTTGCCGGACGTCGAGTCGTCGTCGGAATCGGATGCCGCGGGCTGCGGCGCCTGTGCGGGCTGTCCGCCCTGCGCAGCCTGGCGGTTGTTGGCGTTGCCGCCGGCGTTGCTGCTGCCCTCGCCGCCCTGGGCGTTCCGGTTGCGGCTGCGGCTACGGCTGCGGCTGCGGCCGCGACCCGTGCCCTCGGCGGGCGCGTCGCTCTCGCCGGAAGCCGAGCTGTCGGAGTCGGACGCGTCGGACGACGCCTCGTCGGCACCCTCCGCGGCTTCGGCGGACGGGGTCTCCGTCGGCGCGGCTGCTTCTGCAGCGGCCGGGGCGTCCTGCTCCGCCGGGGTCTCGCCCTCGGTCGCTGCGTCCGCAACAGGAGCGGTCTCGGTTGCGGGAGCCTCTGCGGGAGCCTCTTCGGCCGGCGACGCGGGGGCTTCCTCGGCCGAAGCTGCTGCCTCGGCGGGAGCCGCGTCGACTGCGGGCGCTTCCGCTGCCTCGGCGGCGGCGGCAGCCTCTGCGGCCTTCGTCGTCGTGCTCTTCGCACGGCGCGGGGCGCGCTTGCGGACCGGCTTGGTCGGCGGCGCCTCTTCGGCCACGGGCTCTTCGGCCACGGGCTCCGCGGACGCCGGCGCCTCGGCCTGCTCTGCAGCGACCTCGGCGGGTTCTGCGGCTTCGGCAGCGGCAGCGGCCTCAGCGGGCTGCTCCGACGCCTCGGTGTCGGTGGTGGTCACACCCTCGGTGGTCTCGGGCGCGTCGATGCGCTCGTCCGTTGATGCGTCGGTCTGGATCTCGGAGATGGACTCCACGAGTTCTCCCTTGTGAGTACGGATGGATATGCACGAGCGCACGCCGGGAGGCACAGAGGTGTAGCCGTCCGTGCCGGTTTCGGTGCTCTCACGCGCGTCCCGGAGGAAGTGCGGATGCTCAGAGGTCTGGCACGAAAAGCGTGCGGTGGTTTCGCAGAATTGCGACGGAGGCCAGATTCACGATTTACGTGGAACCCTCCGCGTACTCCTTCACTGTACCACCCTTGACGTCGACGGCCAGCATGAGCGCTTCCCAAGGAGTGTCGGCCGATGAGGTCGACGCGACCTCGACGGCGGCGAGTCGTGCGCCGGGTCCGTCTGCCAGCACGAGCACGCTCGGCCCCGCACCCGAGACGACGGCGGCGAAGCCCGCCGCGCGCAGCGACCGCACCAGGAGGTCGGTCGCGGGCATGGCCTGAGCGCGGTAGTTCTGGTGGAGACGGTCGCCCGTCGCGGCGAGCAGAAGCTCGGGGCTCTGGGTGAGCGCGGCGATGAGGAGGGCGGAACGCGAGACGTTGAAGACGGCGTCTTCACGCGGCACCTGCAGCGGCTGGAGACTCCGGGCGATCTTCGTCGACATCGTGAACTCGGGGACGAAGACCAGCGGAGCGACACCGCGATGCACGAGGAGCTTCTTGTGCTGCGGCCCGGTCTCATCCATCCAGGCGATCGTGAGCCCACCGAAGAGGGCAGGTGCGACGTTGTCCGGGTGGCCCTCCAGTTCGGTGGCGAGGCGCAGGAGCGCGTCGTCGTCGATCTCGACGATGCCCTCCAGGAGCCCCTTCGCCGCGAGGAGTCCCGAGACGACGGCTGCGCCCGAGGATCCGAGACCCCGTCCGTGAGGGATGACATTCCGGGCGACGAGCCGCAGCCCCGGGGGGCGCACGCCCATCGCCTCGAACGCGAAGCGCACGGTGGAGACGACGAGGTTCGATGCATCGCGGGGAACGTCCGCTTCGCCTTCGCCCGTGACGAGGATCTCGTACTGGCCGTCGGGGAGCGCCGTGACGACGAGTTCGTCGTACAGGCTCAGCGCGAGGCCGAGCGTGTCGAAGCCCGGTCCGAGGTTGGCGCTCGTGGCGGGAACCCGCACGAGCACCGAGCGGCCCTCGACGACACGCGCGGCGTCGGCGAGATCGGATCCCGCGTTCGACGCGGGCTCAGCTGGTGTCACGCGGTCGCCTCCGCGCGGACGAGGTCGAGAACGGATGCCACTTCGGACGTCGTGGCATCGACGACGGTGGGCTCGACGGTCGTCCCGTCGGCGTTCCGCAAGGCCCACTGCGGGTCCTTCAACCCGTGTCCCGTGACGGTCAGCACGACGCGCGAACCGGCGGGGATGATGCCCGCCTCCGCGCGGTCGAGGAGGCCCGCGACGCTGATCGCCGATGCGGGCTCGACGAACACGCCGACCTCGCCCGCGAGCAGCTTCTGCGCAGCGAGGATGCGCGCGTCGTCGATCGCGCCGAACCATCCGTCGGTCGCATCGCGCGCTTCGAGCGCGAGATCCCACGACGCCGGGTTGCCGATGCGGATGGCCGAGGCCACCGTCTCGGGATGCTTGACGACCTCACCGCGGACGAGCGGCGCCGAGCCTTCGGCCTGGAATCCGAACATGCGCGGAACGCGCGTGGAGACCCCGCGTTCCGCTTCCTCGGCGTATCCACGCGAGTAGGCGGTGTAGTTGCCTGCGTTCCCGACGGGGATGAAGTGGAAGTCGGGCGCGTCGCCCAGCTGCTCGACGATCTCGAAGGCCGCCGTCTTCTGCCCCTCGATACGGTCGGGGTTGACCGAGTTGACGAGGTGGACGGGATAGTTGTCGGCCAGCTCGCGCGCGATCTCGAGGCAGTCGTCGAAGTTCCCGCGGATCTGGATGAGCGTGCCGTTGTGGGCGACGGCCTGCGAGAGCTTGCCCATCGCGATCTTGCCCTCGGGGACGAGGACGGCCGCCGTGATGCCCGCGTGCGCCGCATAGGCGGCGGCCGACGCGGACGTGTTGCCCGTCGATGCGCAGATGACGGCCTTGGCGCCGTGCTCGACGGCGCGCGAGAGCGCCACCGTCATGCCGCGGTCCTTGAAGGACCCCGTGGGGTTCATCCCCTCGTACTTGACCCAGACGTCGGCGCCCGTGCGGCGCGACAGAGCGGGCGCGGGGATGAGCGGCGTGCCGCCCTCCCCGAGGGTCACGACCGTCGAGGCGTCGGTGACACCCAGGCGATCGGCGTATTCGCGGAGGACTCCGCGCCAGACATGAGCCATCTCAGTCTCCTTCCACTCGCAGCACCGAAACGACCCGCTCGACCACGCCCGAATCGGCGAGGCGGTCGACGGTTTCGCTCAGGTCCTGCTCCTTGGCTTTGTGCGTTCCGATGACGAGACGAGCGACAGCGGCTTCTTCGCCGCTCACCGTCTGTTCGAGCGTCGCGATCGAGACGCGTCCGTCGCTGAGGATGCCGGCGACCGTCGCCAGGACTCCCGGCTGATCGGCGACCTCGAGAGTGATCTGGTAGCGCGTCACGACGTGCCCGATCGGCATGACGGGCAGATTCGCGCGCGTCGACTCTCCAACGCCCACTCCCCCGGCGATGTGGCGGCGTGCCGCCGAGACGACATCGCCGAGCACGGCCGAAGCGGTCTGCACGCCGCCGGCCCCCGCGCCGTAGAACATGAGGTCGCCCGCGGCCTCGGCCTGAACGAACACGGCGTTGTTCGCACCGTGGACGCTCGCGAGCGGGTGGTCGCGCGGCACGAGTGCCGGATACACGCGCACCGAGATCGCCTCGGCACCCCCGTCGGCGGCGATGAGACGCTCGCAGACGGCGAGCAGCTTGATGACGTAGCCGGCGTGGCGCGCGGCATCCATCATCGCTTTGTCGATCTTCGTGATGCCCTCGCGGTACACCGCGTCGAGCGGCACCGTCGTGTGGAAGGCGAGGCTCGCGAGGATCGCGGCCTTCTGAGCCGCGTCGTAGCCTTCGACGTCGGCCGTCGGGTCTGCTTCGGCGAAACCGAGGGCCTGAGCATCGGCGAGGACGTCGAGGAACTCGGCGCCCTCGGTGTCCATCCGGTCGAGGATGTAGTTCGTCGTGCCGTTGACGATGCCCATGATGCGCTGGACGCGGTCACCCGCGAGCGAGTCGCGCAGAGGACGGATGATGGGGATCGCCCCCGCGGCTGCGGCCTCGTAGTAGACGGAGGCGCCGACCTGATCGGCCGCGTCGAAGAGCTCGGGGCCGTGGGTCGCGAGGAGCGCCTTGTTGGCGGTCACGATGTCGGCGCCGGAGTTGATCGCCTGCAGGATGTTCGCGCGCGCCGGTTCGATCCCGCCCATGAGTTCGATGACGATGTCGGCCCCCACGATGAGCGTGTCGGCGTCGGTCGTGAAGAGCTCCCGCGGGAGGTCTGCGTCGCGCGGGGCGTCGATGTTCCGGACGGCGATCCCGGCGAGCTCGAGCGTCGCCCCCGCACGGTCGGCGAGCTCGTCGCCGTGTTTGAGGAGGAGGGCGGCGACCTGCGAGCCGACGGCTCCCGCGCCCAGCAGTGCGACGCGCAGACGGCGATAGTCGGTCATGCGATCCCTTCATTCGTGAGGGCGGTGACACCGCAATCGCGGGCGAGCAGATCGTCGATCGTCTCTCCGCGCACGATGACCCGCGCCTCTCCCGCACGCACCGCGATGACGGGCGGCCGGGGGACGTAGTTGTAGTTGTTGGACAGCGAGAAGCAGTACGCGCCCGTCGCCGGCACCGCGAGGAGATCCCCCGGCTCGACATCTGCCGGGAGGTACTCGGCGTCGACGACGATGTCGCCCGACTCGCAGTGCTTCCCGACGACCCGAACGAGGGCGGGCTCCGCGATGCTCTCCCGCGACGCGATACGGGCCGAGTACTGCGCACCGTAGAGGGAGGGACGTGCGTTGTCGCTCATGCCGCCGTCGACGCTGACGTAGAGCCGCGTCGCGCTCGCGGCGAGCGCGACGGGCTTCGTGGTGCCGACCGTGTAGAGCGTCACGCCCGCGGGTCCGACGATGGACCTGCCCGGCTCGAAGGCGAGGTTCGGGATCGGGATGTCGCGCGCGCCGCACTCGCGCGCGACGGCCTCGACGATCCCCGTCGCGAGGTCTTCGATGGGAGTCGTGACGTCGGCGGACGTGTAGGCGATCCCGAAGCCGCCGCCGAGGTTGAGGACGGGAAGGTCGCCCCCCGCGAGGAGGTCGGCGTGGAGAGCGACGAGCCGCGATGCGGACTCGGCGAATCCCGCCGTCCCGAAGATCTGGGAGCCGATGTGGCAGTGGAGTCCGACGAGCCTGAGCCCCTCGATCTCACGGATCCGTGCAGCGACGGCCGGCGCATCGGCGAGGGTGAAGCCGAACTTCTGGTCCTCGTGGGCCGTCGCGAGGAAGTCGTGCGTCTCGGCATGGACGCCGCTGTTGACGCGGATAAGAACGGGCTGCACGGTATCGCGTCCCGCGACGATCGCGGCGAGGCGCTCGACCTCGACGAGGCTGTCGATCACGATCGAGCCGATGCCGACCTCGACGGCGCGCTCGAGCTCGGCGACCGACTTGTTGTTGCCGTGGAAGCCCAGGCGTGCGGGGTCTGCGCCGGCCGCCATCGCGATGGCGAGCTCCCCACCTGTGCAGACGTCGACCGCGAGCCCCTCGTCGGCGACCCAGCGGACGACCTCCGTCGAGAGGAAGGCCTTGCCCGCGTAGTACACGCGCGCCGAGACGCCGTGGCGGGATGCCGCGGACTGGAACGCCGCGAGCGTGCGGCGCGCGCGGAGCCGCACGTCGTCTTCGTCGAGGACGTAGAGAGGAGTGCCGTACTGTTCCGCGAGCGCGACCGCGGAGACGCCGCCGACCGTCACTGCACCGTCGTCGTCACGCCTCGCCGAACCCGGCCAGACCTCGGCGACGAGCTCGTTGGCGTCGGCGGGGCGGACGAGCCACGCGGGAACTGGCGTCGATGCGGACGAAGCGGCGGACACAGTGGAACCAATCGGGGTGGAAGTCTGGGCCTCCGGGGATCGCCCGGTTGTCGGCTGCTGCGGGCGGTGGACGCACGCGCCGGGCAGTGCTAGCAGTCTAGAGCACCCCTGACGCGGGACTTTTCAGCACGTGCCGTTCTCGAGCATCGCAGGATCGTCGATGATCGACCCGTCGATGTCGAACCCCGCGACGAGGAGGTCGCCCTCCACCGTGATGTCACGAAGCACGAGGCCTGCCGGCAGGTACTGGGCGATGCACACGGGCCAATCGCGCAGGACGGCGTTGGAGAGGATGCCGAACTGCCGCCGCAGCTCGTCGGCTGTGACATCCGCGCCCGCGACCTGCAGCGAGGCGGGCGTCAGCACGAGGGAGCCGTCCGTCGCGCCGGGGCTGAGCGACACCCCGACCGGCACGGCCGCGCCGAAGACGTCGAACTCCGTCGACGCGGTCACGAAGGGAGCATCGATCCCGAGGGCATCCGCGGGGAAGCCGTCGACACCGGCCATGAGGCTCCGCAGCTGTGCTTCGTCGACGCGCACGACCGCCGTGGCATCCTGCAACTCCCCTCCTCCGCGGATCGGCACATCGAAGGCCTCGACCGAGATGTCACCCTCGAACGGTCCGAGCGCGACATCCTGCGACTCGACTCTCACCTGGTCGAGAGACCCGCCGATGAGCTGCGGAATGATGACGCCTGGCACGTCGACATCGATCTGCTGGTCGGCGGGCAGCGCGAGGTTCGTGATGATCTGCGAGCGGATCGTCTTGACGACGAGGTCGCGCGCGATCGCCTCGCCCGCGAACCATGCCCCCGCGGCGAGGAGGGCGACGACGGCGAAGGCGACGAGCCAGGGCCACGCGCGACGGCGGCGCGGCTCTTCGGCCGTGGTCCACTCCAGCGGGAGGGTCGGCTG
This genomic stretch from Microbacterium sp. SLBN-146 harbors:
- a CDS encoding homoserine dehydrogenase: MTDYRRLRVALLGAGAVGSQVAALLLKHGDELADRAGATLELAGIAVRNIDAPRDADLPRELFTTDADTLIVGADIVIELMGGIEPARANILQAINSGADIVTANKALLATHGPELFDAADQVGASVYYEAAAAGAIPIIRPLRDSLAGDRVQRIMGIVNGTTNYILDRMDTEGAEFLDVLADAQALGFAEADPTADVEGYDAAQKAAILASLAFHTTVPLDAVYREGITKIDKAMMDAARHAGYVIKLLAVCERLIAADGGAEAISVRVYPALVPRDHPLASVHGANNAVFVQAEAAGDLMFYGAGAGGVQTASAVLGDVVSAARRHIAGGVGVGESTRANLPVMPIGHVVTRYQITLEVADQPGVLATVAGILSDGRVSIATLEQTVSGEEAAVARLVIGTHKAKEQDLSETVDRLADSGVVERVVSVLRVEGD
- the thrC gene encoding threonine synthase, encoding MAHVWRGVLREYADRLGVTDASTVVTLGEGGTPLIPAPALSRRTGADVWVKYEGMNPTGSFKDRGMTVALSRAVEHGAKAVICASTGNTSASAAAYAAHAGITAAVLVPEGKIAMGKLSQAVAHNGTLIQIRGNFDDCLEIARELADNYPVHLVNSVNPDRIEGQKTAAFEIVEQLGDAPDFHFIPVGNAGNYTAYSRGYAEEAERGVSTRVPRMFGFQAEGSAPLVRGEVVKHPETVASAIRIGNPASWDLALEARDATDGWFGAIDDARILAAQKLLAGEVGVFVEPASAISVAGLLDRAEAGIIPAGSRVVLTVTGHGLKDPQWALRNADGTTVEPTVVDATTSEVASVLDLVRAEATA
- the thrB gene encoding homoserine kinase, with product MLVRVPATSANLGPGFDTLGLALSLYDELVVTALPDGQYEILVTGEGEADVPRDASNLVVSTVRFAFEAMGVRPPGLRLVARNVIPHGRGLGSSGAAVVSGLLAAKGLLEGIVEIDDDALLRLATELEGHPDNVAPALFGGLTIAWMDETGPQHKKLLVHRGVAPLVFVPEFTMSTKIARSLQPLQVPREDAVFNVSRSALLIAALTQSPELLLAATGDRLHQNYRAQAMPATDLLVRSLRAAGFAAVVSGAGPSVLVLADGPGARLAAVEVASTSSADTPWEALMLAVDVKGGTVKEYAEGST
- a CDS encoding LmeA family phospholipid-binding protein, which gives rise to MSAGDTQPTLPLEWTTAEEPRRRRAWPWLVAFAVVALLAAGAWFAGEAIARDLVVKTIRSQIITNLALPADQQIDVDVPGVIIPQLIGGSLDQVRVESQDVALGPFEGDISVEAFDVPIRGGGELQDATAVVRVDEAQLRSLMAGVDGFPADALGIDAPFVTASTEFDVFGAAVPVGVSLSPGATDGSLVLTPASLQVAGADVTADELRRQFGILSNAVLRDWPVCIAQYLPAGLVLRDITVEGDLLVAGFDIDGSIIDDPAMLENGTC
- the rho gene encoding transcription termination factor Rho, with amino-acid sequence MESISEIQTDASTDERIDAPETTEGVTTTDTEASEQPAEAAAAAEAAEPAEVAAEQAEAPASAEPVAEEPVAEEAPPTKPVRKRAPRRAKSTTTKAAEAAAAAEAAEAPAVDAAPAEAAASAEEAPASPAEEAPAEAPATETAPVADAATEGETPAEQDAPAAAEAAAPTETPSAEAAEGADEASSDASDSDSSASGESDAPAEGTGRGRSRSRSRSRNRNAQGGEGSSNAGGNANNRQAAQGGQPAQAPQPAASDSDDDSTSGNGRTRQRNKRRGQTSGPTDEFDTEIGDDDVLIPIAGILDVLDNYAFVRTSGYLPGASDVYVSLGQVKKYNLRKGDAVVGSIKQPREGEQSSRQKYNALVKVDAINGLSVEDAATRVEFGQLTPLYPQDRLRLETAPEKLTQRIIDLVAPIGKGQRGLIVAPPKAGKTIVLQQIANAIATNNPEVHLMVVLVDERPEEVTDMQRTVKGEVIASTFDRPAEDHTTVAELAIERAKRLVELGRDVVVLLDSITRLGRAYNISAPTSGRVLSGGVDASALYPPKRFFGAARNIENGGSLTILATALVETGSKMDEVIFEEFKGTGNSELRLSRQLADKRIFPAVDVNASSTRREEMLLSSDEVKITWKLRRALAGLDTQQALEVVLGKLKETQSNVEFLVQMQKSIPAPANGHGGGHSHANDNSIR
- the lysA gene encoding diaminopimelate decarboxylase produces the protein MSAASSASTPVPAWLVRPADANELVAEVWPGSARRDDDGAVTVGGVSAVALAEQYGTPLYVLDEDDVRLRARRTLAAFQSAASRHGVSARVYYAGKAFLSTEVVRWVADEGLAVDVCTGGELAIAMAAGADPARLGFHGNNKSVAELERAVEVGIGSIVIDSLVEVERLAAIVAGRDTVQPVLIRVNSGVHAETHDFLATAHEDQKFGFTLADAPAVAARIREIEGLRLVGLHCHIGSQIFGTAGFAESASRLVALHADLLAGGDLPVLNLGGGFGIAYTSADVTTPIEDLATGIVEAVARECGARDIPIPNLAFEPGRSIVGPAGVTLYTVGTTKPVALAASATRLYVSVDGGMSDNARPSLYGAQYSARIASRESIAEPALVRVVGKHCESGDIVVDAEYLPADVEPGDLLAVPATGAYCFSLSNNYNYVPRPPVIAVRAGEARVIVRGETIDDLLARDCGVTALTNEGIA